In Jaculus jaculus isolate mJacJac1 chromosome 11, mJacJac1.mat.Y.cur, whole genome shotgun sequence, the following proteins share a genomic window:
- the LOC123464430 gene encoding atherin-like: protein MAVASVGQPAVGQEPHDSALGGRESEPSPRLCPPSPPPTPGGPSLVPEVGAAAGTPRAQHSTAAGMLVCSPAGPGAMTGVVPAPGASARGGPTRRPPLELTHRGPGRAGLPASREGPRAGGAWDSRAATSSRLHHLSRPLLSLPPPCTFCNQVARPPFSHTCNCAGSASPPTLGDRGGGARPSQVTGSRRLVRELCRAQVPLSPTDAGKTTCSRLAHTFIERSGRLEELRPSAGGRRLAGEAPRPPPHARGARSRRLPARPVPNQACSAVATSPARQAKASNGLEGVFGDPRETLEDARGELRWDLAERTPPAASRRPRPRPPLSPGPPPPPPPPRAPAQKGGGQEPKARAEPGQRRALGQVQAGSAQRKGDSRAGRSGQHRQDTEGQDAARPRAPSAARGQEERAQGPGGLRGR, encoded by the exons ATGGCCGTGGCCTCCGTGGGTCAGCCAGCCGTGGGTCAGGAGCCCCACGATTCTGCCCtcggggggagagagagcgagcccAGTCCCAGGCTCTGCCCGCCGAGCCCCCCTCCCACCCCGGGGGGCCCCAGCCTCGTCCCTGAGGTGGGAGCAGCCGCGGGCACGCCCCGGGCCCAGCACAGCACAGCAGCGGGGATGTTGGTGTGTTCTCCCGCTGGGCCTGGAGCGATGACAGGCGTCGTCCCCGCTCCCGGTGCCTCCGCCCGCGGAGGCCCCACCCGCCGCCCGCCGCTCGAACTCACCCACCGAGGGCCGGGCAGAGCAGGTCTCCCGGCCTCCCGGGAAGGGCCGAGGGCGGGCGGGGCCTGGGACTCCCGGGCTGCCACCTCCTCCCGGCTGCA CCACCTGTCCCGGCCTCTCTTGTCCCTGCCCCCTCCCTGCACCTTCTGCAATCAAGTAGCTCGGCCTCCCTTTTCGCACACCTGCAACTGCGCGGGCTCAGCATCCCCCCCCACCCTCGGCGACCGTGGCGGCGGGGCTCGGCCGTCGCAAGTCACAGGGAGCCGTCGACTTGTCAGAGAACTCTGCCGGGCCCAGGTCCCACTGTCCCCTACGGACGCTGGCAAGACCACTTGTTCTCGTCTTGCACACACATTTATTGAGCGCTCTGGTCGCCTCGAGGAGCTCCGACCCAGCGCAGGAGGCCGGCGGCTCGCGGGAGAGGCACCGCGGCCTCCGCCCCACGCCCGTGGAGCTCGGTCCCGCAGGCTCCCCGCCCGCCCCGTGCCCAACCAGGCCTGCTCTGCGGTCGCCACCAGCCCTGCGCGCCAAGCGAAAGCC AGCAATGGTTTAGAGGGGGTGTTTGGGGACCCGCGCGAGACCCTGGAGGATGCACGCGGCGAGCTCCGCTGGGACCTGGCCGAGCGGACCCCGCCCGCGGCCTCACGGCGCCCCCGGCCCCGGCCGCCCCTCTCGCccggcccgccgccgccgccgccgccgccgcgcgcgcCAGCACAGAAAGGCGGCGGCCAGGAGCCCAAGGCCCGCGCCGAGCCCGGCCAGCGACGCGCCCTGGGCCAGGTCCAGGCGGGGTCCGCGCAACGAAAAGGTGATTCCCGTGCCGGCCGCTCCGGCCAGCACCGCCAGGACACCGAAGGGCAGGACGCAGCGCGGCCACGAGCCCCCAGCGCCGCCCGTGGCCAAGAGGAGCGCGCGCAGGGCCCCGGGGGACTCCGGGGACGCTAA